In Paraburkholderia phenazinium, the following are encoded in one genomic region:
- a CDS encoding AtuA-related protein, with product MKLREFAHSRTGDKGNTLNVSVICYDERDYAHLLMHVTEERVKAHLSDVVHGDVTRYTLPLISAMNFVLRDALGGGVTRSLALDAHGKSLSSALLDLEIPERE from the coding sequence ATGAAGTTGCGAGAATTCGCGCATTCGCGAACTGGGGATAAGGGCAATACGCTGAACGTATCGGTGATCTGTTACGACGAGCGGGACTACGCCCACTTGCTAATGCATGTCACTGAGGAACGGGTGAAGGCTCACCTTAGCGACGTCGTGCACGGTGACGTCACGCGCTATACATTGCCGCTGATCAGTGCGATGAACTTTGTTCTGAGAGATGCGCTAGGTGGTGGTGTGACGCGTTCCCTTGCGCTCGATGCGCATGGCAAGTCGCTTAGTTCGGCGTTACTGGATCTGGAGATACCCGAGCGGGAATAA
- a CDS encoding reverse transcriptase family protein — MRLSSLQHVTYAIADAMLAGPAEPDSIVERMTRCLGGRSEWMRGLARKVAKRFGARWDSVDRKEVSMVIAGTAGFVAAWQSDIRPVIAQVLRRPPTQQPPPPSLREVALPQLPTLGDLASWLEVEPADLEWFADRWRVMPQSAGTPLHHYSYKAIEKRDGRCRLIEMPKSRLRSMQRKILHGLLERVPPHDCVHGFRKGRNTVTYAAPHAGKAVVVRFDLADFFASVHAPRVHALLRTLGYPQEVARALTAVCTNRVPSARLLAADVRGKMEWQERQRYRTRHLPQGAPTSPAFANLCAFRLDLRLAGLARALGATYTRYADDLAFSGDEDLARVVERLSIRVAAIALEEGFSIQFRKTRVMRRGARQHLAGVVVNQHPNLARSEFDTLKAILTNCVRHGAASQNRAGHADFRAHLQGRVAQAVMLNAARGAKLKAIFERIGWSE; from the coding sequence ATGCGCTTATCGTCGCTCCAACACGTTACCTACGCCATCGCCGACGCCATGCTTGCCGGGCCGGCGGAACCTGACTCGATTGTCGAGCGCATGACCCGTTGTTTAGGCGGTCGTTCGGAATGGATGCGGGGATTGGCACGCAAGGTTGCGAAGCGTTTCGGCGCGCGCTGGGATAGTGTCGATCGTAAAGAAGTGTCGATGGTTATTGCAGGCACAGCGGGGTTTGTTGCCGCTTGGCAAAGCGATATACGACCTGTGATCGCGCAGGTGCTGCGCCGGCCTCCCACGCAACAACCGCCGCCACCGAGTTTGCGCGAGGTCGCGCTGCCGCAGTTGCCGACGCTTGGCGATCTGGCTTCCTGGCTGGAAGTAGAGCCGGCTGATCTCGAGTGGTTTGCGGATCGCTGGCGTGTCATGCCGCAGAGTGCAGGCACGCCGCTTCATCACTATTCGTACAAGGCAATCGAAAAACGCGACGGCCGATGCCGGCTGATCGAAATGCCGAAGTCGCGCTTGCGGAGCATGCAGCGCAAGATTCTTCATGGTCTGCTTGAACGGGTGCCGCCGCACGATTGCGTGCATGGGTTTCGCAAGGGCCGCAATACCGTGACGTATGCGGCGCCGCATGCGGGTAAGGCCGTAGTGGTTCGATTCGATCTTGCGGATTTCTTTGCGTCCGTGCATGCCCCGCGCGTTCATGCGTTGTTGCGAACGCTGGGATATCCGCAGGAGGTCGCGCGGGCGTTGACTGCGGTGTGTACGAATCGGGTGCCGAGTGCGCGTCTGCTGGCGGCGGATGTGCGGGGCAAGATGGAATGGCAGGAGCGGCAGCGGTATCGCACGAGGCATTTACCGCAAGGCGCGCCCACGTCACCGGCGTTCGCCAATCTCTGCGCGTTTCGGCTCGACCTTCGGCTCGCGGGTCTCGCACGTGCGCTCGGGGCCACTTACACACGCTATGCGGACGACCTGGCGTTTTCAGGTGATGAGGATCTGGCGCGGGTCGTCGAGCGTCTGTCGATTCGTGTCGCGGCGATTGCGCTTGAGGAGGGATTCTCGATCCAGTTCCGCAAGACACGCGTGATGCGGCGCGGTGCCAGGCAGCACCTGGCAGGGGTTGTGGTGAACCAGCATCCGAACCTGGCACGGAGCGAGTTCGATACGCTCAAGGCGATTCTGACGAACTGCGTTCGACATGGCGCCGCTTCGCAGAACCGCGCGGGTCACGCGGATTTTCGCGCCCACTTGCAGGGACGGGTTGCGCAGGCGGTGATGTTGAATGCCGCGCGGGGGGCGAAGTTGAAGGCGATTTTTGAGCGGATCGGGTGGTCGGAATAA